Proteins encoded together in one Astatotilapia calliptera chromosome 7, fAstCal1.2, whole genome shotgun sequence window:
- the LOC113025267 gene encoding uncharacterized protein LOC113025267, giving the protein MEGVLCCTGGPGQFVFWLSSSDEWPSREGESRTGGHACVVSSNQSTWSEQLAWIEYAHNASTSTATGVSPFEASLGYLPPLLSIMEGELAIPSVQHHIRRCRRAWKATRAALLRTAERNKSLADRRRTPAPAYRVGQKVKPVQTSPLCPPAGSPPPARIIDGAPAYSITLIMDPRRRGRDFQYLVDWEGYGLEERCWVPRSAILDDNMVREFRRKHPDKFGQSPGGSR; this is encoded by the exons ATGGAAGGAGTTTTGTGCTGTACTGGGGGCCCGGGTCAGTTTGTCTTCTGGCTTTCATCATCAGACGAATGGCCAAGCAGAGAGGGCGAATCAAGAACTGGAGGCCATGCCTGTGTCGTCTCATCTAACCAGTCCACTTGGAGCGAGCAGTTGGCCTGGATTGAATATGCCCACAACGCCAGTACGTCGACTGCAACGGGTGTGTCACCTTTTGAAGCCTCCCTAGGTTACCTACCTCCGCTCCTGTCCATCATGGAGGGTGAGCTTGCCATACCATCTGTCCAACATCATATTCGTCGATGTCGGCGCGCCTGGAAGGCAACTAGGGCGGCCTTGCTTAGGACGGCGGAACGGAACAAGAGCTTGGCAGACCGTCGCCGCACCCCAGCGCCCGCTTACCGGGTTGGCCAGAAG GTGAAACCAGTCCAGACCAGCCCGTTGTGCCCACCTGCTGGGTCCCCACCACCTGCCCGGATTATTGACGGCGCACCTGCATATTCCATAACACTGATTATGGACCCTAGGCGACGCGGTAGGGACTTCCAATATTTGGTGGACTGGGAGGGGTATGGTCTGGAAGAGCGTTGCTGGGTGCCGCGATCCGCTATTCTTGATGACAATATGGTGAGAGAATTCCGCAGGAAGCACCCAGACAAGTTTGGTCAGTCGCCGGGAGGCTCCCGTTAA